A stretch of the Camelina sativa cultivar DH55 unplaced genomic scaffold, Cs unpScaffold00958, whole genome shotgun sequence genome encodes the following:
- the LOC109131633 gene encoding uncharacterized protein LOC109131633 → MKKYLVPYMSAIGGLMYLANCTRPDIAFATNLLARYNSAPTRRHWNGIKHIFRYLQELIALHEACRECVWLRSMSNHIKDASGMVSSKEPTTLYEDNAACVAQIKEGYIKSDRTKHIPPRFFSYAQELEKNKEVNIQYIRSSDNAANLFTKSLLTTIFRKHIHSIGMRHLRDL, encoded by the exons ATGAAGAAATACTTGGTACCTTATATGAGTGCTATCGGTGGACTtatgtatcttgcaaattgtACCCGACCAGACATTGCATTTGCAACTAATTtacttgcaagatacaactCAGCTCCTACCCGCAGGCACTGGAATGGAATTAAGCACATATTCCGCTATCTTCAAG AACTAATAGCGCTTCATGAAGCATGCAGAGAATGTGTATGGCTCAGATCCATGTCAAACCATATAAAAGATGCAAGTGGAATGGTCAGCAGTAAGGAGCCAACGACACTATACGAAGACAATGCAGCTTGTGTCGctcaaatcaaagaaggttatATCAAGAGCGacagaacaaaacatattcCTCCAAGATTCTTCTCCTACGCTCAAGAACTCGAGAAGAACAAGGAAGTCAATATCCAATATATTCGATCAAGTGACAACGCAGCAAATCTCTTTACAAAATCACTTCTGACTACCATATTCAGGAAGCATATTCATAGCATCGGAATGCGTCATCTACGAGATCTTTGA